One part of the Rutidosis leptorrhynchoides isolate AG116_Rl617_1_P2 chromosome 1, CSIRO_AGI_Rlap_v1, whole genome shotgun sequence genome encodes these proteins:
- the LOC139850279 gene encoding uncharacterized mitochondrial protein AtMg00810-like has product MTEEYSALVRNGTWSLVPRVPNSNVVDCKWVYKLKRDQTGTVQRYKARLVTKGFRQQPGIDYQSIRKHLAPLQLDIQNAFLHGDLHETVYLQQPPGFVNSTTLNHVYFLHKALYGLTQAPRAWFHRLSAALHSLGFQGSKTDTSLFIDSNGNTLLYMLVYVDDIILTGNDTKEIDRVVQSLSRSFAVKDMGNLSYFLGIEVTRNGNDMILSQRKYIRELLESADLSNAKPVSSPMTTNAKLALGDSATFDNPVQYHQIVSALQYVTLSRPDIAFAVNKVCQYMHCPTINHCSAVKRILRYLQGTANYVLRLMHDSGTVLHAYTDSAYNSLTSFSDAGWAGCPDDRRSTGGYAIYLGSNLVSWSARKQKTVSRSSTESEYNALADTVAELTWLQDLLRELRVPVKSVPTL; this is encoded by the exons ATGACTGAAGAGTATTCAGCGTTGGTGCGGAATGGTACTTGGTCACTCGTACCTCGTGTTCCAAATTCTAATGTGGTTGATTGCAAGTGGGTATACAAATTAAAACGGGATCAAACAGGGACAGTACAACGCTACAAAGCACGTTTAGTTACTAAAGGGTTTCGACAACAACCAGGCATCGACTATCAGTCTATCAGGAAACATTTAGCCCCGTT GCAACTTGATATACAAAATGCCTTTTTACATGGTGATCTTCACGAAACAGTTTATCTACAACAACCACCGGGATTCGTCAATTCAACTACACTAAATCACGTGTACTTCCTTCACAAAGCCTTATATGGATTAACGCAAGCACCTAGAGCATGGTTTCATCGACTCTCTGCAGCACTTCATTCTCTTGGATTTCAAGGGTCAAAAACGGATACTTCCTTATTCATCGACTCTAATGGGAACACTCTTCTATATATGcttgtgtatgttgatgacattattttaacAGGGAACGATACAAAGGAAATAGATAGGGTGGTACAAAGTCTCAGCCGCTCATTTGCTGTTAAAGACATGGGTAACTTATCTTATTTTCTAGGGATTGAAGTCACAAGGAATGGTAATGACATGATTTTATCACAACGCAAATACATCCGTGAACTTTTGGAAAGCGCCGACTTATCTAATGCTAAACCAGTTTCATCTCCAATGACAACCAACGCCAAACTTGCTCTTGGTGATAGTGCAACATTTGACAACCCAGTTCAATACCATCAAATTGTGAGTGCGCTTCAATACGTTACATTATCTCGACCGGACATCGCTTTCGCAGTCAACAAAGTCTGTCAGTACATGCATTGTCCCACGATAAATCATTGTTCAGCAGTTAAACGAATTCTCCGTTACTTACAAGGCACTGCCAATTATGTTTTACGATTGATGCACGACTCCGGAACAGTGCTTCATGCCTATACTGATTCAGCATACAACTCGCTGACTAGCTTCTCTGATGCTGGCTGGGCAGGTTGTCCAGATGACCGTCGATCCACGGGAGGATATGCTATATATCTTGGTTCAAACCTAGTATCATGGTCTGCCCGAAAACAAAAGACTGTCTCTCGATCCTCCACAGAATCTGAATACAATGCCCTAGCTGACACGGTTGCAGAACTAACATGGCTTCAAGATCTATTACGTGAACTTCGTGTTCCTGTTAAATCGGTTCCTACCTTATGA